From a single Phragmites australis chromosome 7, lpPhrAust1.1, whole genome shotgun sequence genomic region:
- the LOC133924177 gene encoding OVARIAN TUMOR DOMAIN-containing deubiquitinating enzyme 6-like has translation MTRIFVQRGAAGSSSSSGRSGSQQVQQQQQQQQQQPAAAAREDDLPLQPQPQPPELLASDDITENLHEGSENVSGSNKPLRLDDPVSESSSSAEQRAVREKPPKDDSSVIDPAFLVEELTGLQFPDQFEHGNSAPSGTGPSQMAGAASHPPPPPPAPPPKPSSGNNGLRRIGSGSSNSVRIGSSRRPIVWPPAVARTSASGSRPSSPRSLVDGEGYNSADEQGPGYALSYNDSEREHMFEHDLRRVKGLEIRKMAEDGNCLFRAVADQVYGDAEAYDMARQMCVDYMERERDHFSQFITEGFTSYCKRKRRDKVYGNNVEIQAFAEMYNRPIHIYSYGTDPINIFHRSYNTDVPPIRLSYHHGNHYNSVVDPCRQTVGAGLGFSSFRGTNNVDRDQVKAAIKAQQDQQIENALLAEGRFYSDLELTEREIERMVMEASRAEYLAEEKRLNIRDSSTSGAEPSSSAAISGSSRSAAAADRGSEECFVLPDTVLTRSMQLLLAMGFSYIQVMEAYSIFGEDVDSMICYLVETGGTGASAGGSNRQKGKVAE, from the exons ATGACGAGGATCTTCGTGCAGCGCGGGGCCGCCGGCTCCTCGTCCAGCTCCGGCCGCTCGGGCTCGCAGCaagtgcagcagcagcagcagcagcagcagcagcagccggcaGCAGCTGCCCGGGAGGATGACCTGCCGCTGCAGCCTCAGCCGCAGCCGCCGGAGCTATTGGCCTCAGATGACATAACTGAGAATTTACATGAGGGCAGCGAGAACGTTAGTGGCAGCAATAAGCCTTTGAGGCTGGATGACCCCGTATCTGAGAGCTCGAGCTCGGCAGAGCAGAGGGCTGTGAGGGAGAAGCCTCCCAAGGATGACTCCAGTGTGATCGATCCTGCTTTCTTGGTGGAGGAACTGACAGGGCTCCAGTTTCCTGATCAATTTGAGCATGGGAATTCAGCGCCATCAGGCACTGGCCCGTCGCAGATGGCAGGCGCAGCATCGcatccaccgccgccaccaccagccCCACCTCCAAAACCGTCATCTGGGAATAATGGGTTGCGGAGAATAGGGTCTGGAAGCTCAAATAGTGTGCGAATTGGATCTTCAAGAAGGCCAATAGTTTGGCCACCAGCGGTGGCTCGGACATCTGCTTCAGGTTCTCGGCCTTCTTCTCCCAGGTCGCTTGTGGATGGTGAAGGTTACAATAGTGCAGATGAACAGGGCCCTGGTTACGCCTTGAGTTATAATGATTCG GAAAGGGAGCACATGTTTGAGCACGATCTAAGGCGAGTGAAAGGGTTGGAAATCAGAAAGATGGCGGAGGATGGGAACTGTCTCTTCAGAGCAGTTGCTGATCAAGTTTATGGAGATGCAGAAGCTTATGACATGGCTAGgcagatgtgtgttgattatatg GAAAGGGAGCGGGATCATTTCTCTCAGTTCATAACTGAAGGTTTTACCTCTTACTGTAAGAGGAAAAGGAGAGACAAG GTATATGGCAATAATGTTGAGATCCAGGCATTTGCAGAGATGTACAATCGTCCCATTCACATATATTCCTACGGTACAG ATCCCATTAACATTTTTCACAGAAGCTATAACACAGACGTTCCTCCAATTCGGTTAAGTTACCATCATGGTAACCATTACAATTCAGTGGTTGATCCCTGTCGACAGACAGTTGGGGCAGGCCTTGGATTTAGCTCCTTTAGAGGG ACCAATAATGTTGACAGGGACCAGGTGAAGGCTGCAATAAAAGCTCAGCAAGATCAACAGATTGAGAAT GCACTTTTGGCTGAAGGGCGATTCTACTCTGATCTGGAGTTGACAGAGAGGGAAATAGAACGGATGGTGATGGAGGCCTCACGGGCAGAGTATCTGGCCGAGGAGAAAAGGCTTAACATTAGAGATTCATCAACATCAGGGGCAGAGCCATCTTCTTCTGCCGCAA TTAGTGGGTCGTCTCGTTCGGCTGCGGCAGCAGATAGAGGGAGCGAGGAGTGCTTCGTACTTCCAGACACTGTGCTGACTCGCAGCATGCAGTTGCTCCTGGCAATGGGCTTCAGCTACATCCAGGTTATGGAAGCCTACAGCATATTCGGCGAGGACGTGGACTCGATGATCTGCTACCTGGTGGAGACAGGAGGCACCGGAGCCTCTGCCGGCGGTAGCAATCGCCAGAAAGGAAAGGTTGCCGAGTGA